One window from the genome of Pedobacter schmidteae encodes:
- the mtaB gene encoding tRNA (N(6)-L-threonylcarbamoyladenosine(37)-C(2))-methylthiotransferase MtaB, translating to MKKVAFYTLGCKLNFSETSTIGRLFTDAGYAVVDFTDAADVYVINTCSVTEHADKKCRKVVKEALKYAPHAYITIVGCYAQLKPTEIAEIEGVDMVLGAAEKFRIVEFISDLTKQPKAVVHQQNIEKVNHNFIAAYSIGDRTRTFLKVQDGCDYPCTYCTIPLARGGSRSDTIENVVNRARQIAESGVKEIVLTGVNLGDFGIRNGQREDKFFDLVKALDEVEGIERIRISSIEPNLLSNEIIEFVASSKRFVPHFHIPLQSGSNKILGLMRRRYQRELYTERVAKIKAVMPNCCIGVDVIVGFPGETHEDFLDTYQFLNELDISYLHVFTYSEREQTAAAEMKGRVAGSTRADRSKMLHILSDKKRRAFYESQIGSVAEVLFEDDQKNGFMHGFTKNYVKVKAKYDPVMVNEIKTVKLVEVTADGEVEVAETQEVFAH from the coding sequence ATGAAAAAAGTTGCATTTTATACATTAGGCTGTAAGTTGAATTTCTCAGAAACTTCAACAATAGGCCGTTTATTTACCGACGCAGGTTATGCTGTAGTGGATTTTACAGACGCGGCGGATGTATATGTAATCAATACCTGTTCGGTAACCGAGCATGCCGACAAAAAATGCCGTAAGGTAGTTAAGGAGGCTTTAAAATATGCTCCACACGCATATATTACTATTGTTGGCTGTTATGCACAGTTAAAACCTACCGAGATTGCCGAAATTGAAGGTGTGGATATGGTGTTAGGTGCAGCTGAGAAATTCAGGATTGTTGAATTTATCTCTGACCTGACCAAACAGCCCAAAGCAGTTGTTCATCAGCAAAACATAGAGAAAGTAAACCATAATTTTATTGCAGCCTATTCTATTGGCGATCGTACCCGCACCTTTTTAAAAGTACAGGATGGCTGCGACTACCCATGTACTTATTGTACCATACCATTGGCACGTGGGGGCAGTAGAAGCGATACCATAGAAAACGTGGTAAACCGTGCCCGGCAGATTGCAGAAAGCGGGGTGAAGGAAATTGTACTGACCGGCGTAAACCTGGGCGACTTTGGCATCCGCAACGGGCAAAGGGAGGATAAGTTTTTTGACCTGGTAAAGGCGCTTGACGAAGTTGAGGGAATTGAAAGGATCAGGATATCCTCTATTGAACCTAATTTGCTGAGCAATGAAATCATTGAATTTGTTGCCAGCTCTAAAAGATTTGTACCGCATTTTCATATCCCATTGCAGTCCGGGTCAAATAAAATACTTGGACTGATGCGTAGACGTTATCAGCGCGAACTATATACCGAACGTGTAGCCAAAATAAAAGCAGTGATGCCAAATTGCTGTATTGGTGTGGATGTAATTGTAGGTTTTCCGGGCGAAACCCATGAAGATTTTTTAGATACCTACCAGTTTCTGAATGAATTGGATATTTCTTATCTGCACGTATTTACGTATTCTGAACGTGAACAAACTGCCGCTGCCGAAATGAAAGGCCGTGTAGCAGGTAGTACCCGTGCCGATCGCAGTAAAATGCTGCATATCTTATCAGATAAGAAACGCAGGGCTTTTTACGAGTCACAAATTGGCAGCGTTGCTGAAGTTCTTTTTGAAGATGATCAAAAAAACGGTTTCATGCATGGTTTTACCAAAAACTATGTAAAGGTTAAAGCCAAATACGACCCGGTAATGGTAAATGAAATTAAAACGGTGAAACTGGTTGAAGTAACAGCCGATGGTGAAGTAGAAGTTGCAGAAACACAAGAAGTATTTGCGCATTAA
- a CDS encoding prolipoprotein diacylglyceryl transferase, whose product MFPTVSHFIEYLFGVQVPLPFNTFGVFVALAFIAGYWAFTKEFKRKEALGIIHPQKKLVTIGKPASMLEMASNAVFGFLIGYKLVYALLNYKLFVADAQTVLLSTKGNILGGLFFAGLFAYWDYQEKNKVKLDKPKTVEVTQHPYELMGSLIVWAAVWGFLGAKIFDNLEHWDSFVADPINSLLSFSGLTFYGGLICGGAAVLYIARKNGIKVLHMLDIGGPGMMLAYSVGRIGCHMSGDGDWGITNLNPKPFSWLPDWLWAYTYPNNVANEGAHIPGCVGKFCNELVQPAYPTPIYEVIVCFILFVILWQLRDRIKSPGTMFGIYLMMNGVERFFIELIRVNTKYHVAGIQFTQAELISCLMFLSGLFLVVYSQKNKEKLATY is encoded by the coding sequence ATGTTTCCAACCGTATCTCATTTTATAGAATACCTTTTTGGCGTACAGGTTCCGCTTCCTTTTAATACTTTCGGTGTTTTTGTAGCATTGGCATTTATTGCCGGTTACTGGGCTTTTACCAAAGAGTTTAAAAGAAAAGAAGCCCTGGGAATTATTCATCCGCAAAAAAAGCTTGTCACTATTGGTAAACCGGCAAGTATGTTGGAAATGGCTTCAAATGCCGTTTTTGGTTTCCTTATTGGCTATAAACTGGTATACGCGTTATTAAACTATAAGCTTTTTGTAGCCGATGCGCAAACCGTGCTGCTGTCTACCAAAGGAAATATTTTAGGTGGCTTATTTTTTGCCGGCCTGTTTGCTTACTGGGATTATCAGGAAAAAAATAAAGTAAAACTGGATAAGCCTAAAACGGTAGAAGTTACCCAGCATCCATATGAACTGATGGGAAGCCTGATTGTATGGGCTGCGGTATGGGGATTTTTAGGCGCTAAAATATTCGACAATCTGGAACATTGGGATTCCTTTGTGGCCGATCCTATCAATAGCTTGCTGTCCTTTAGTGGTTTGACTTTTTATGGTGGACTCATTTGCGGCGGTGCGGCGGTATTATATATCGCGCGTAAAAATGGAATCAAGGTATTGCATATGCTTGATATTGGTGGCCCTGGTATGATGCTGGCTTATAGTGTAGGCCGTATTGGCTGCCATATGTCGGGCGACGGCGATTGGGGAATTACCAATTTAAATCCTAAGCCATTTTCCTGGCTGCCCGATTGGCTATGGGCATATACCTATCCAAATAACGTAGCCAATGAGGGAGCGCATATTCCGGGTTGTGTAGGTAAGTTTTGTAATGAACTGGTACAGCCGGCTTACCCTACGCCAATTTATGAGGTGATTGTTTGTTTTATATTGTTCGTGATTTTGTGGCAACTTCGCGACCGCATCAAGTCGCCGGGAACAATGTTTGGAATTTACCTGATGATGAATGGTGTAGAGCGTTTCTTTATAGAATTGATCAGGGTAAATACAAAATATCATGTTGCCGGGATACAGTTTACCCAGGCCGAATTAATTTCGTGCCTGATGTTCTTATCTGGCCTGTTTCTTGTCGTTTACTCGCAAAAAAACAAAGAAAAATTAGCCACTTATTAA
- a CDS encoding inositol monophosphatase family protein, translating to MNYEILCSKVIAIARLTGNFIRKESMNFDANAIEFKGLNDLVSYVDKNAEKQLVRNLSKILPEAGFTTEEETINTKGAVYNWIIDPLDGTTNFIHGIPTYSISIALYEDAHPVIGVVYEINRGEMFYTYKGGAAYLNNKPITVSARTQLSDCLLATGFPYYNFEKQQQYMALFADMMRKCHGLRRIGSAAVDLAYVACGRFDAFFEYNLNAWDVAAGAYLVQQAGGQIMNFGGGDEFIEKREILATNGKVTDEILTVISSHF from the coding sequence TTGAATTACGAAATATTGTGTTCCAAGGTTATTGCTATAGCCCGACTTACAGGTAATTTTATAAGAAAGGAATCCATGAACTTTGATGCCAATGCCATCGAGTTTAAGGGACTGAACGATCTGGTTTCTTATGTAGATAAGAATGCCGAAAAGCAACTGGTCAGAAATCTGTCTAAAATTCTTCCCGAAGCTGGTTTTACCACCGAGGAAGAAACCATCAATACCAAAGGAGCTGTTTACAACTGGATTATTGACCCATTGGATGGTACCACCAATTTTATTCATGGCATACCTACGTATTCCATCAGCATTGCCCTGTATGAGGACGCGCATCCCGTTATTGGTGTGGTTTACGAAATCAATAGGGGCGAGATGTTTTATACTTATAAAGGAGGTGCAGCCTATCTGAACAACAAACCGATTACCGTTTCGGCCAGAACCCAGCTATCCGATTGTTTGCTGGCTACCGGATTTCCGTATTATAATTTTGAAAAGCAGCAGCAGTATATGGCACTTTTTGCCGATATGATGCGTAAGTGTCATGGCCTGAGAAGAATTGGATCGGCCGCGGTAGATCTGGCCTATGTAGCCTGCGGCCGTTTTGATGCTTTTTTTGAATACAACCTCAATGCCTGGGATGTAGCTGCAGGTGCTTACCTGGTGCAACAGGCAGGCGGACAAATCATGAACTTTGGTGGGGGGGACGAATTTATCGAAAAGCGGGAGATTTTAGCCACCAATGGCAAGGTTACTGATGAAATTTTAACAGTCATCAGCTCGCATTTTTAA
- a CDS encoding aminotransferase class V-fold PLP-dependent enzyme, producing the protein MKTSLLADEVAIIRSQTKGCAGLAHFNNAGSSLPPDVVVDTVINYLQEEAVAGGYETETKYADQLNQVYDSIAELLNADRDEIALFENASAAWMTAFKGLTFKDGDEIITTEMEYVTNLIGLVDMQKADGIKVKVIPNDEDGNFSITEFEKAITPKTRLIAVTHVSSSGGSILPVEEIGNLAEKHNILYLLDACQSAGQIPLDVKHIKCDMLSATGRKYLRAPRGTGFLFVKKASWDKLKPVLLDFLAAGNVSLSGYTLRPDARRFELYEKNRALTLGLGKAVDYALNIGMERIWDRIRHLSQIARVKLVAIPGVRVHDRGETKSGIITFSLKDMESSVVKTQLAGRGINVSIGGQQATPIYMEKSGLVTVLRASVHYYNTEEEIDYLCQSLAGIVAVSY; encoded by the coding sequence ATGAAAACATCTCTGCTTGCTGATGAAGTAGCAATAATCCGTTCACAAACAAAAGGCTGTGCCGGTTTGGCACATTTTAATAACGCAGGCTCATCATTGCCGCCTGATGTTGTAGTTGATACGGTTATAAATTACCTGCAGGAAGAAGCTGTGGCCGGAGGATATGAAACTGAAACTAAATATGCAGATCAGCTGAACCAGGTTTACGATTCCATTGCAGAGCTGCTGAATGCAGATAGGGATGAAATCGCCCTATTTGAAAATGCCAGTGCTGCCTGGATGACGGCTTTTAAAGGTCTTACTTTTAAAGATGGTGATGAAATCATTACCACTGAAATGGAATATGTAACCAATTTGATTGGATTGGTTGACATGCAAAAAGCAGATGGGATTAAAGTAAAGGTAATTCCTAATGATGAAGATGGTAATTTCAGTATAACCGAGTTTGAAAAAGCCATAACCCCAAAAACCAGGTTGATTGCTGTGACCCATGTTTCTTCTTCGGGTGGTAGTATTTTGCCGGTTGAGGAGATCGGTAACCTTGCCGAAAAACATAATATCCTTTACCTGCTTGATGCCTGCCAGAGTGCAGGGCAAATACCCTTGGATGTTAAACATATTAAATGCGATATGCTTTCGGCAACTGGACGTAAATACCTGCGTGCACCAAGGGGTACAGGATTTTTGTTTGTAAAGAAAGCGAGTTGGGATAAGTTAAAGCCTGTTTTGCTTGATTTTCTGGCTGCCGGGAATGTTTCTTTATCAGGTTATACACTTCGACCCGATGCCCGAAGATTTGAGCTTTATGAAAAAAATCGTGCGCTTACTCTAGGGTTAGGCAAAGCTGTTGATTATGCATTGAATATCGGAATGGAACGCATATGGGACCGTATCCGGCACCTCTCGCAGATCGCAAGGGTAAAACTGGTAGCAATTCCCGGAGTAAGAGTTCACGACCGGGGCGAAACCAAAAGCGGCATCATTACTTTCAGTCTTAAAGATATGGAGAGTTCCGTTGTCAAAACACAATTGGCAGGGCGGGGGATCAATGTGTCAATCGGTGGGCAGCAAGCCACGCCGATTTATATGGAAAAGTCCGGTTTGGTAACCGTTTTGCGCGCCTCTGTTCACTACTACAATACGGAAGAGGAAATCGACTATTTATGCCAGTCGCTAGCGGGAATTGTAGCTGTTTCTTATTAA
- a CDS encoding NifU family protein: MTINVYTEQTPNPATMKFMVNKLLINGSEDFATKESAEHSPFAKELFKFNFVNGVFFASNFVTITKTEDAEWPDIEPILKEFVKGAVESEYKIKEDTSAEAPTFEGTDLEIKIQQILHDYVRPAVEQDGGAISYKSFDEGVVTVELRGSCSGCPSSTITLKSGIQNLLQRMVPEVKEVVSEAL, translated from the coding sequence ATGACTATCAACGTATATACAGAACAAACACCAAATCCTGCTACAATGAAGTTTATGGTCAATAAATTATTGATCAACGGCAGCGAAGATTTTGCAACTAAAGAAAGTGCTGAGCACTCTCCTTTTGCGAAAGAATTATTCAAGTTCAACTTTGTTAACGGGGTGTTTTTTGCAAGTAACTTTGTAACCATTACCAAGACTGAAGATGCAGAATGGCCTGATATTGAACCGATTTTAAAGGAGTTTGTAAAGGGAGCTGTAGAATCTGAATATAAAATCAAGGAAGACACTTCGGCCGAAGCCCCTACTTTTGAAGGAACTGATCTGGAGATTAAAATACAACAAATTCTGCACGATTATGTTCGTCCGGCGGTTGAACAGGATGGTGGTGCAATTAGCTATAAGTCGTTTGACGAAGGTGTGGTTACGGTTGAACTTAGAGGTTCGTGCAGCGGATGTCCTTCATCAACCATCACTTTAAAATCAGGAATCCAGAATTTATTGCAACGTATGGTGCCGGAAGTTAAAGAAGTTGTTTCTGAGGCATTGTAA
- the purB gene encoding adenylosuccinate lyase, which produces MNLSPLQAISPVDGRYRNTTQSLSKYFSESALIRYRVYVEIEYFISLCEAGLPGLDQFDKANYPKLRLIHEQFNDTHAQEVKDTEKITNHDVKAVEYFIKKQFDQLGLENYKEFIHFGLTSQDINNTAIPFTFKLALNEVYYPNIAQLIGKIKELANEWADVPLLAHTHGQPASPTKLGKEFLVFAERLEIQLNNLKNIPNSAKFGGATGNFNAHHIAYPGINWVDFSNRFVNEALGLTRAQHTTQIEHYDQFAAQCDALKRINNIIIDLDRDIWSYISKNYFKQKIKEGEVGSSAMPHKVNPIDFENAEGNAGIANALFEFFAAKLPISRLQRDLTDSTVLRNVGVPMAHTVIAISSTLKGLNKILLNNEAIAADLENNWAVVAEAIQTVLRREAYPNPYEALKDLTRTNQKITAVTMANFIDGLNVSDALKEELKQITPFNYTGVF; this is translated from the coding sequence ATGAATTTATCTCCACTTCAAGCCATTTCTCCGGTTGATGGGCGTTATAGAAATACTACCCAGAGCCTTTCCAAATATTTTTCAGAGTCTGCACTGATCAGATACAGGGTTTATGTAGAAATTGAATATTTCATTTCGCTATGCGAAGCAGGACTGCCGGGCCTGGACCAGTTTGATAAAGCCAACTATCCAAAACTGCGTTTAATTCATGAACAATTTAACGATACCCATGCGCAGGAAGTTAAAGACACCGAGAAAATAACCAACCATGATGTAAAAGCGGTTGAGTATTTTATAAAAAAACAATTCGATCAGCTTGGCCTGGAAAACTATAAAGAGTTTATTCATTTTGGTTTAACCTCTCAGGACATCAACAATACCGCCATTCCTTTTACTTTTAAACTGGCCCTTAATGAGGTTTATTACCCTAATATTGCCCAGCTTATCGGCAAAATAAAAGAACTGGCCAACGAATGGGCAGATGTACCTTTGCTGGCACATACTCACGGACAACCGGCATCGCCAACTAAATTGGGTAAAGAATTCCTGGTATTTGCAGAGCGTCTGGAAATTCAGTTAAACAACCTAAAAAATATCCCGAACAGTGCCAAATTCGGCGGTGCTACTGGTAATTTCAACGCGCACCATATCGCCTATCCGGGCATCAACTGGGTCGACTTCTCTAATCGCTTTGTAAACGAAGCATTAGGTTTAACCCGCGCGCAACATACTACGCAAATTGAACATTACGATCAGTTTGCCGCACAATGCGATGCACTGAAACGCATCAACAACATTATTATTGACCTGGACAGGGACATCTGGTCATATATCTCTAAAAACTATTTTAAACAAAAAATAAAAGAGGGAGAAGTTGGTTCATCGGCCATGCCGCATAAGGTAAACCCGATAGATTTTGAAAATGCCGAAGGTAATGCAGGTATTGCCAATGCTTTGTTTGAGTTTTTTGCTGCAAAGCTGCCTATTTCGCGTTTACAAAGAGACTTGACAGATTCTACGGTGTTAAGAAATGTAGGTGTACCGATGGCGCATACCGTAATTGCCATTTCATCAACCTTAAAAGGTCTGAACAAGATTTTGTTGAACAATGAAGCTATTGCGGCCGACCTGGAAAACAATTGGGCAGTAGTTGCGGAAGCCATACAAACCGTTTTAAGAAGAGAAGCTTATCCAAATCCTTACGAGGCTTTGAAAGACCTTACCCGTACCAATCAGAAGATTACAGCGGTTACCATGGCCAACTTTATTGATGGTTTAAATGTAAGTGATGCTTTAAAAGAAGAGCTGAAACAGATCACGCCATTTAACTATACCGGAGTGTTTTAA
- a CDS encoding RNA polymerase sigma factor, with the protein MSNKLSSSVPTDREVVLGILNNSEEALNKLYAGYFPMVLQFILNNNGDEDDAKDVYQEGIIVLYNKIKSGNFELSSKLKTYIYSVCRRIWLKKLSQKSRKSNDISDFEDVIAVESDLEQQEEKDQQFEKMQDALVHLGEPCKTIIQDFYLNNLSMQEICEKFGYTNTDNAKTQKYKCLQRLKKLFFQS; encoded by the coding sequence GTGAGTAATAAGTTAAGCAGTTCAGTTCCAACAGATAGAGAGGTTGTTTTAGGTATCTTAAATAACTCAGAAGAAGCGCTAAATAAACTGTATGCCGGGTATTTTCCGATGGTTTTGCAGTTTATATTGAATAATAATGGTGACGAGGATGATGCAAAGGATGTGTATCAGGAAGGAATTATCGTTTTATACAATAAAATCAAAAGCGGAAATTTTGAATTAAGCAGTAAGCTAAAAACCTACATTTACTCGGTTTGCAGACGCATATGGTTGAAGAAGCTTTCACAGAAAAGCAGAAAATCTAATGACATCTCGGACTTTGAAGATGTAATAGCTGTGGAGTCTGATCTGGAACAACAGGAAGAGAAGGACCAGCAGTTTGAAAAAATGCAGGATGCCCTTGTTCATCTTGGCGAACCCTGTAAAACTATTATTCAGGATTTTTATTTAAATAACCTTTCGATGCAGGAGATCTGTGAAAAGTTTGGCTATACCAATACAGATAATGCCAAAACACAGAAGTACAAATGCCTTCAAAGGTTAAAAAAGTTATTTTTTCAATCTTAA
- a CDS encoding S1C family serine protease — protein MRNEIELEGIIEDYLNGKLNEAELKAFEELRLNDATVDHKVVAHKVFLDSLKDYAAIADLKNKMDLAHAQIDVETLSQKLGPHPSFIVNIWRNNKIAVAVAACFMLVTGVLFYSIQQTTQQNGSVELVSRELAKIKNSQSNLIRKINSTNESKNLKPANFGGTGFALTANGYILTNLHVVDGADSVYVQDSKGNSFRAVVKRKDSQYDLAILKIDDDSFSPLSNLPYRLKQNVIGMGESVYTLGFPKDDAVYGQGYVSSRTGYNGDTTQYQVSIPVNPGNSGGPLLDHDGNIIGVISAKQNQVDGATFAVKSKYIQEALNSIPNDSLGRKVAFSKRNSLQGLSKPKQVDKIKDYVFMIKVYK, from the coding sequence ATGAGGAACGAGATAGAGTTAGAAGGTATAATTGAAGATTATCTGAATGGTAAACTGAATGAAGCTGAATTGAAGGCTTTTGAAGAATTACGTCTTAACGATGCTACAGTTGACCATAAAGTAGTTGCTCATAAGGTTTTTCTGGATTCATTGAAGGATTATGCTGCCATTGCCGACCTGAAGAATAAGATGGACCTGGCACATGCGCAGATTGATGTAGAAACATTGAGCCAAAAACTAGGACCTCATCCTTCATTCATTGTAAATATCTGGCGCAACAACAAAATTGCCGTTGCCGTTGCTGCTTGCTTTATGCTGGTTACCGGAGTATTATTTTATTCTATACAGCAAACTACCCAGCAAAACGGAAGTGTGGAACTGGTAAGCAGGGAGCTGGCAAAGATTAAAAATTCACAAAGTAATCTGATCAGAAAAATAAACTCTACCAACGAGAGTAAGAATTTAAAACCCGCCAATTTTGGAGGTACAGGTTTTGCACTGACAGCCAATGGTTATATTTTAACCAATTTGCATGTGGTAGACGGAGCCGACTCTGTATATGTGCAGGACAGTAAAGGCAATTCGTTTAGAGCAGTAGTAAAACGTAAAGATTCTCAATATGATCTGGCCATCCTTAAAATCGATGACGATTCGTTTAGTCCGCTTTCTAATTTGCCTTACCGATTGAAACAGAATGTAATTGGTATGGGTGAATCGGTATATACCCTGGGTTTTCCTAAGGATGATGCAGTATATGGCCAGGGGTATGTGAGTTCAAGAACAGGCTATAATGGCGATACTACCCAATATCAGGTGTCTATTCCTGTGAATCCAGGCAACAGTGGAGGGCCTCTGTTAGATCATGATGGAAACATTATTGGGGTAATCAGCGCCAAACAAAATCAGGTTGACGGTGCTACGTTTGCCGTTAAATCAAAATACATTCAGGAAGCATTAAACTCTATTCCTAATGATTCTTTAGGCAGAAAAGTTGCTTTCAGTAAAAGGAATTCGCTGCAGGGTTTGAGTAAGCCTAAGCAGGTTGATAAAATAAAAGACTACGTATTTATGATCAAGGTTTATAAATAA
- a CDS encoding DUF72 domain-containing protein, producing the protein MDFGKVATNELASVDFSLPADGKQTAVTLSGSKRTKEPAFYIGCAKWGRKEWVNMIYPAKTKEADFLDQYVKHFNSIELNAVFYSIPSADLIRKWKHKAEENSDNGFVFCPKFSRTISHIKRLKDAEVPTDLYLSSIHEFGRFLGPCFLQLGDNFGPKNFEVLENYLKLLPVDLEVFVEVRHEEWFTDQLIRDQFFQMLARLKKGAVITDASGRRDCVHMELTIPEIFIRFVGNGQEHKESDFARIDDWVARIKTWLDKGLQKVYFFLHQHDEKDTPILADYTIRQFNHHLGAKVATINFMDKDKEITKQRELF; encoded by the coding sequence ATGGATTTTGGAAAAGTAGCCACAAATGAACTCGCATCTGTAGATTTTTCACTTCCCGCGGATGGGAAACAGACGGCAGTTACCCTTTCGGGCAGTAAACGGACTAAAGAGCCTGCCTTTTATATTGGCTGTGCCAAATGGGGCAGGAAGGAATGGGTAAATATGATTTATCCAGCTAAAACCAAAGAAGCCGATTTTTTGGATCAATATGTAAAGCATTTTAATTCAATAGAATTAAATGCTGTTTTTTACAGTATTCCGAGTGCCGACCTGATTCGTAAATGGAAGCATAAGGCTGAAGAAAATTCGGATAATGGCTTTGTTTTTTGCCCCAAATTTTCGAGAACCATTAGTCATATCAAACGATTGAAAGATGCCGAAGTTCCTACAGATTTGTATTTGTCCAGCATCCACGAATTCGGACGGTTTCTGGGGCCTTGCTTTCTGCAGCTGGGCGATAACTTTGGACCGAAGAATTTTGAGGTATTGGAAAATTATTTGAAGCTGCTGCCCGTAGACTTGGAAGTTTTTGTAGAAGTAAGGCATGAGGAATGGTTTACAGATCAGTTGATTCGTGATCAGTTCTTTCAAATGCTGGCCAGGTTAAAAAAGGGGGCGGTAATTACCGACGCAAGCGGAAGAAGGGACTGTGTTCATATGGAGCTGACAATTCCTGAAATATTTATCCGTTTTGTAGGAAACGGACAAGAACATAAGGAATCAGATTTTGCAAGGATAGACGATTGGGTTGCACGTATCAAAACCTGGCTGGATAAAGGCCTGCAAAAAGTTTATTTTTTTCTACATCAGCATGATGAAAAAGATACTCCAATTTTGGCCGATTATACCATTCGTCAGTTTAATCACCATCTGGGGGCTAAAGTGGCTACCATCAACTTTATGGATAAAGACAAAGAAATTACAAAACAAAGAGAATTATTCTAA
- a CDS encoding peroxiredoxin: MSLRIGDTAPNFKADTSIGPIDFYEFLGDSWGVLFSHPADYTPVCTTELGRTSALKAEFEKRDVKVLALSVDSAESHRGWINDINETQNTEVDFPIIADEDKKVADLYDMIHPNASETLTVRSLFIISPDKKVKLMLTYPASTGRNFNEVLRVIDSLQLTANYSVATPADWEDGQDVVVMNSIKTEDIPAKFPKGHKVIKPYLRTTPQPNR; encoded by the coding sequence ATGAGTTTAAGAATAGGGGACACAGCGCCCAATTTTAAAGCAGATACGTCTATTGGTCCTATCGATTTTTATGAGTTCTTAGGAGATAGCTGGGGTGTTTTATTTTCTCATCCGGCTGATTATACACCGGTTTGTACTACAGAACTTGGCCGTACTTCGGCATTAAAAGCTGAGTTTGAAAAAAGAGATGTAAAAGTGCTGGCGCTAAGTGTGGATTCTGCAGAATCGCACAGAGGCTGGATCAATGATATTAATGAAACTCAAAATACTGAGGTAGATTTTCCAATTATTGCTGATGAAGATAAAAAGGTGGCTGACTTGTATGATATGATTCATCCAAATGCTTCTGAGACTTTAACTGTTCGTTCGTTGTTCATCATATCGCCGGATAAAAAGGTGAAACTGATGCTGACTTATCCTGCTTCTACAGGACGTAATTTTAACGAGGTACTGAGGGTAATTGATTCTTTACAGCTGACAGCAAACTACAGCGTAGCTACACCTGCTGATTGGGAAGATGGGCAAGATGTGGTAGTGATGAACAGTATCAAAACTGAGGACATTCCTGCAAAATTCCCTAAGGGACATAAGGTTATTAAACCATATCTGAGGACAACACCCCAGCCAAACAGATAA